A segment of the Streptomyces pactum genome:
CGGTGTGCAACTGCCGTCCCCGGAAAGTCTCCTGCCCGCGATAACGCGGCCAGAAGGGCCGGTCCCAGGTGCCCGTCGCGTTGATCAGCGCCCGCGTCGACCAGGCCCCTGCCGACGTCTCGACGAGCAGCCGCCTGTCCGCCCCCTCGCGCACCGCGCGGACGTCGACGGGCCGCCGCACCCGCAGGCCGAAGGTCCGCTCGTACGCCGCGAAGTACTCGCCGACCACCTCGGCGGACGGCCGCGCCGGGTCCGCCCCGGTCAGCTCCATACCCGGGAGGGCGTGCATCCCGTGGACCCTGCCGTACGTCAGCGACGGCCAGCGGAACTGCCAGGCGCCGCCGGGCCCGGGGGAGTGGTCGAGCACCACGAAGTCGCGTTCCGGTTCGAACCCGGTGCGCCGCAGGTGGTAGGCCGCGGCGAGTCCCGCCTGACCGGCACCGATGACGACGACCTCGACCTCGCGTTTCGCGGCCTCAGGCGTCCCGGTCTCATGCGTCGCGGCCTCGTATGAGTCGTTCACGCTTCTGCCAACGGAGCCGAGGGCCCCGATCTTCCCCAGTCCGCCCCGGGACGACCCGGGTCCCGGCCTTCCCCGCCCGCCCCGGGACGACCGGGGTCCCGGCCTTCCCCGCCCCGCCCCGGGACGACCGCGAGCCCGACGTTCCGGCGCCAGGCCCGCCGCTTACGTCAGGATGGGAGACATGCCAGATGCCTTCACCACCCGAGTACTGAACCTCGCCACCGGCTCGGCGGAGCGGGTCGCCGACATCACCGGTGAGTGCGAGTCCTTCCTGCGCGAGACGGCGGCCGGGCGCGACGGTCTCCTCAGCGTCTTCGTCCCGCACGCCACCGCCGGGATCGCGGTCATCGAGACGGGCGCGGGCAGCGACGACGACCTGCTGGCCGCCCTGCACACGCTGCTCCCCGCCGACGACCGCTGGCAGCACCGCCACGGCAGCCCCGGCCACGGCCGGGACCACGTCCTGCCCGCCCTCGTACCACCGCACGCGACGCTGCCGGTGATCGGCGGACGGCTGGAACTCGGAACCTGGCAGTCGGTGTGCCTGGTGGACACCAACCGGGACAACCCCGACCGTCGCGTGCGCCTGTCGTTCCTCGGGTAGACCGGGCCCGTGGACGTCGTCCACCGTTCGGGAGGCGTTTCATCCTTTGGGGCCCATACCCGGCCCGAACGGCTGGGCCGCCCGGACACCCGACGGCGAGGGCACGGCGGCAGGTCCGGCGTCGTCGGCCTGGACTCTACCTCGCTCTGGTGCGGGGCGCGGGTCCGTGGGCGGGGCGGTGACCCGGATGCCCGGTACGAGATCGAGGCCATCGAGCGCAGGCTGATGGACGAACTGACGAACTGACGGACGACGACGAAGCCCCCGTCTGAGACCGTCGGCGCGACCGGGGCGGCGCCCCGGCCACGCGGACCCGGCCGGCGGGGACGGCGGACGGCGGGGACGGCGGACGGCGCCGCCGGGCCCCGCCACCGGCCGGTCCCGGCGGCGCCGCGGACACCGTCAGTGGCTCACCCGCCGTACCAGCCGCTTCAGCAGCGGCCACGCCAGCAGCAGCACGATCACCGCGTACACCGTCACCGCGAACGGCGTGTTGACCAGACCCGTCACACTGCCGTCGCTGATCTGCAGGGCGCGGCGCAACTGCTGTTCGGCGTTCGGGCCGAGGATGACGCCGATCACCGCGGGCAGGATGGGCAGGCCGTAGCGCCGCATGCCGAAACCGACGAGGCCGATGATCAGCAGGATCACCAGGTCGACGACCTCGCCGCCGACCGCGTACGCGCCGACCGCCGCGAAGAACATGATCCCCGCGTAGAGGTACGGCCGCGGGATGCGCAGCAGCTTGGCCCACACCGGCGCCAGCGGCAGGTTGAGCGCGAGCAGCAGCACCATGCCGACGAAGAGGGACGCGATCAGGCCCCACACCAACTCGGGTTCGCGTTCGAAGAGCAGCGGGCCGGGCTGGATGCCGTACTGCTGGAAGGCGGCCAGCATGACCGCCGCGACCGCCGTCGTCGGCAGCCCCAGGGTCAGCATGGAGACCAGCGTGCCCGCCGCCGAGGCCGACGCCGCCGACTCCGGGCCCGCCACGCCCTCGATGGCACCCTTGCCCCACTCGTCCTTGTTCTTGGACAGGCGCTTCTCCGTGACGTACGACAGGAACGTGGGGATCTCGGCGCCGCCCGCCGGAATGGCGCCGAACGGGAAGCCGATGAACGGGCCGCGCAGCCAGGACTTCCAGGTCCGCTTCACATCGGCGCGCCCGAGCCAGGGGCGGCCCACCGGGATCGGCTCGGCCGCCCCGCGCCGCAGATGAGCCGCCACCCACAGCGCCTCGCCGATCGCGAACAGGCCGACCGCGACGATCACGACGTCGACGCCGTCCGCGAGTTGCAGCGAGCCGAAGGTCAGCCGCTGCTGGCCCGTCATCTGGTCCAGGCCCACCAGGCCGATCGTCAGGCCGATCAGCAGGGAGGCCAGACCTCTGACGCGCGAGGAGCCCAGCACCGACGTCACGGCGATGAACGCCAGCACCATGATGGCGAAGTAGTCCGGCGCGCCGATGTCCACCGCCAGGTCGGCGACCGTCGGCGCCAGCGCCACCAGCAGGATCGTGCCGATCATGCCGCCCGCGAAGTGACCGATGGCGGCGGCCGCCAGCGCCTGGGCGCCGCGCCCCGCCTTGGCCATGGGGTTGCCCTCCATGGCCGCGACCACGGCCGCGCTCTCACCGGGGGTGTTGAGCAGGATGGAGGTGGTCGAACCGCCGAACATCGCGCCGTAGTAGATGCCGGCGAACATGATGAACGCGGCGACGGGGTCGAGGCCGTACGTCACCGGCAGCAACAGTGCCACCGCCATCGCGGGTCCGATGCCGGGCAGGACGCCGATGGCGGTCCCGAGCAGCACGCCGAGGGCGGCCCACAGGAGGTTGAGGGGCGTGAGGGCCGTTCCGAAGCCGTCCATGAGGGAGTTGAGGGCGTTCATGTCAGAGCACTCCCATCAGCGGACCGCCGGGCAGCGGAACGCCGAGCAGCTTGTCGAAGACGACGTAGGTGAACAGGGACAGCACCGCGGCGATCAGCGGGTCGCGGTCCAGGCGGCGACTGCCCAGGGCGAAGGCGGCTCCCCAGAACAGCAGCGCCCCCGCGACCGGGAAGCCGGCCGGCTCGATCAGCACGGCCGCGCCGAGGAAGATCCCGGAGAGCAGCAGCACCGTGCGCCAGTCGGCGGGTTCGGAGAGATCGATGTCCTCGCCGCCCTCCGCCTCGCCCCGGCCACCGCGCAGGACGTCCACGGCGAGCAGCGCGGCGATCACCAGCAGCCCGATGCCGACCACGATCGGGACGGTCTTGGGGCCGACCGGCCCGCGCTGGGTGATGTCGACGTCCATCGTGAGCGCATCGGTCAGGACCAGGGCGCCGAGCGCCAGCAGCAGCACGCACACGCCCAGTTCGGAGCGGTCTCGCAGCCACGAGCGCCGCTCGGTCGCCGGGGCCGGAACCGGGTCCGGCGCCGGGGAGGAGTCGGTCCGCGTCGTCACAGTCCCAGCTCCTTCAGTACCGACACCACACGCTGGTCCTGGGCGTCCAGGAACGCGCCGAACTCGTCACCGGCGAGGAAGGCGTCGTCCCAGCCGTTCTGGTCCATGGATTTCTTCCATTCGGGAGAGTCGTGCAGCTCCTCGACCAGGCGGGTCAGCTTCTTGCGCTCCGCCTCCGACAAGCCGGGCGGGGCGACGATGCCGCGCCAGTTGGTGAAGTCCACGTCGTAGCCGGACTCCTTGAGCGTGGGCGCGTCCTTCAGGTCGTCGACCCGCTCCGGTCCGGTCACCGCGAGGACCCTCAGCTCGCCCGCCTTGATCTGGTCCAGGTACTCACCGACACCGGAGACGCCGAAGCCGACCTTGTTGCCGAGGATCGAGGCGAGCAGTTCGCCGCCGCCGTCGAAGGGGATGTAGTTGACCGACTTGGGGGAGATCCCGGCGGCCTGCGCCATCAGCATCGGCGCGAGATGGTCGGGCCCGCCCGGCGACGAGCCGCCGCCGACCGGGATCTTGCCCGGGTCCTTCTTCCAAGCGGTGATCAGCTCGTCGATCGTCTTGTACGGCGAGTCCTTGCCGACCACGACGACGTCCTGTTCCTCGGTGAGCCGCGCGATCGGGGTGGTGTCGGCGAGGGTCTTGGGGGCGTGGTTGGAGCGGACCGCGCCGACGACGCCGAGTCCCATGGACATGGCGAGCTTGCCGTTGCCGTGCTCGCTCACCAGGCGGCTCAGGCCCACGGTGCCGCCCGCGCCGGGCAGGTTGAACACCTCGATGTTGTGCGTGAGCCCGGCGTCCTCGGCGTTCTTCGCGGCCGTGCGGGCGGTGATGTCGTAGCCGCCGCCCGGCGTGTTCGGAACCATGAAGCGCAGGCCGGGGATCTGCGTGCCGGTCTCGGCGTCGCTGCCCGTGGAGAGCAACGGCGGTCCCGCGAGCACGAGCACGGCGGCCCCGAGCAGGGCAAGGGGAGTGCGCAGGCGCACGTATGACACCACCTGTCGGTTGGGTAGAGCGGTAAGGGGAGAACCCTGTGGGGGAGGGTGACGTGGGCCACATGGTGCCCGGGCGGCGGTGGCCTGTCTTCCTTGCGGAACCAAGGGAGGTTGTGGTCTTTGCGGTCGCGGGGCCGCCTGGGTGGAGTGGCCGGGGCAGTCTGGGTGGAGTGACCCGGGCCGCCTGGTGGAGGCCGGCGGAGCGACCGGTGGATCGTCCCGGTGGGGCGCCGGTGGTGCGTCCTGGCCGGTGGATTGTTCGCGGATCGTCGGTGGTGCGTCCTGGCTGGTGGCCGGTGGATTGTTCGCGGATCGTCGGTGGTGCGTCCTGGCTGGTGGCCGGTGGATCGCTCGCGGATCGTCGGTGGAGCGTCCTGGCTGGTGGCCGGTGGATTGCTCGCGGATCACCGGTGGAGCGTCCCGGTAGGTCGCCGGTGGATCGCCGGTTCATTGCGAAGACAGCACATCCCTTTCCTTCGCCGCAGGTGGGCGCCATGATGGCGACCCGGTGCACCCGCCGGTCACCCCCGCCCCCCGTCAGCCGAGATCGAGTCCGCCGTGGCCCCCACCTTCCGCCGTCAGACCCTCGCGGGCGAGATGCTGGTCCTCCAGCTCGCCATTGTCGT
Coding sequences within it:
- a CDS encoding secondary thiamine-phosphate synthase enzyme YjbQ codes for the protein MPDAFTTRVLNLATGSAERVADITGECESFLRETAAGRDGLLSVFVPHATAGIAVIETGAGSDDDLLAALHTLLPADDRWQHRHGSPGHGRDHVLPALVPPHATLPVIGGRLELGTWQSVCLVDTNRDNPDRRVRLSFLG
- a CDS encoding tripartite tricarboxylate transporter permease encodes the protein MNALNSLMDGFGTALTPLNLLWAALGVLLGTAIGVLPGIGPAMAVALLLPVTYGLDPVAAFIMFAGIYYGAMFGGSTTSILLNTPGESAAVVAAMEGNPMAKAGRGAQALAAAAIGHFAGGMIGTILLVALAPTVADLAVDIGAPDYFAIMVLAFIAVTSVLGSSRVRGLASLLIGLTIGLVGLDQMTGQQRLTFGSLQLADGVDVVIVAVGLFAIGEALWVAAHLRRGAAEPIPVGRPWLGRADVKRTWKSWLRGPFIGFPFGAIPAGGAEIPTFLSYVTEKRLSKNKDEWGKGAIEGVAGPESAASASAAGTLVSMLTLGLPTTAVAAVMLAAFQQYGIQPGPLLFEREPELVWGLIASLFVGMVLLLALNLPLAPVWAKLLRIPRPYLYAGIMFFAAVGAYAVGGEVVDLVILLIIGLVGFGMRRYGLPILPAVIGVILGPNAEQQLRRALQISDGSVTGLVNTPFAVTVYAVIVLLLAWPLLKRLVRRVSH
- a CDS encoding Bug family tripartite tricarboxylate transporter substrate binding protein: MRLRTPLALLGAAVLVLAGPPLLSTGSDAETGTQIPGLRFMVPNTPGGGYDITARTAAKNAEDAGLTHNIEVFNLPGAGGTVGLSRLVSEHGNGKLAMSMGLGVVGAVRSNHAPKTLADTTPIARLTEEQDVVVVGKDSPYKTIDELITAWKKDPGKIPVGGGSSPGGPDHLAPMLMAQAAGISPKSVNYIPFDGGGELLASILGNKVGFGVSGVGEYLDQIKAGELRVLAVTGPERVDDLKDAPTLKESGYDVDFTNWRGIVAPPGLSEAERKKLTRLVEELHDSPEWKKSMDQNGWDDAFLAGDEFGAFLDAQDQRVVSVLKELGL
- a CDS encoding tripartite tricarboxylate transporter TctB family protein, with protein sequence MTTRTDSSPAPDPVPAPATERRSWLRDRSELGVCVLLLALGALVLTDALTMDVDITQRGPVGPKTVPIVVGIGLLVIAALLAVDVLRGGRGEAEGGEDIDLSEPADWRTVLLLSGIFLGAAVLIEPAGFPVAGALLFWGAAFALGSRRLDRDPLIAAVLSLFTYVVFDKLLGVPLPGGPLMGVL